A section of the Agarivorans litoreus genome encodes:
- the purT gene encoding formate-dependent phosphoribosylglycinamide formyltransferase: MLGTALSVSGTKVLLLGAGELGKEVAIELQRYGVEIIAVDRYPNAPAMHVAHRSYVIDMLDGEALKALILKEQPQHIVPEIEAIATDALVELEQQGYAVTPTARATQLTMNREGIRRLAAETLGLPTSAYQFADSLEECQQAVANVGLPCVLKPVMSSSGKGQSTLRNSNQVTAAWDYSQEGGRAGAGRIIVEGFVDFDYEITLLTVSAVDGIHFCAPIGHRQQDGDYRESWQPQAMSELALAKSQEVARKIVSELGGYGLFGVELFIKGDEVFFSEVSPRPHDTGMVTLISQDLSEFALHAKAILGLPIKQIHQFGASASAVIMGDGQSQDIRFSGLAEALDTSDSQLRLFSKPDINGQRRLGVALNRSDSIEQAVDNAKQIAANVKVTY, from the coding sequence ATGTTAGGAACTGCGCTAAGCGTTTCTGGAACTAAAGTGTTATTGCTCGGAGCAGGCGAACTTGGCAAAGAAGTTGCCATTGAATTACAACGTTATGGCGTTGAAATTATTGCGGTAGACCGTTACCCCAACGCTCCGGCGATGCACGTTGCGCATCGCAGTTATGTTATAGATATGCTGGATGGTGAGGCGCTAAAAGCCCTAATTCTTAAAGAACAACCACAGCATATTGTTCCCGAAATAGAAGCCATTGCCACCGATGCCTTGGTTGAATTAGAGCAACAAGGGTATGCGGTAACGCCAACTGCGCGTGCTACCCAACTCACCATGAATCGCGAAGGCATTCGGCGCTTAGCAGCTGAAACACTAGGTTTGCCTACTTCTGCATATCAATTTGCCGATAGCTTAGAAGAGTGCCAACAAGCCGTAGCAAACGTAGGTTTACCATGTGTACTCAAACCAGTGATGAGTTCTTCTGGTAAAGGACAATCAACCTTACGTAATAGCAACCAAGTTACCGCGGCGTGGGATTACTCGCAAGAAGGTGGCCGGGCTGGTGCAGGTCGCATTATTGTAGAAGGCTTTGTCGATTTTGATTACGAGATCACCTTGCTTACAGTAAGTGCCGTAGACGGTATTCATTTTTGTGCGCCAATTGGTCACCGCCAACAAGATGGCGATTACCGCGAATCATGGCAGCCACAAGCGATGTCAGAGCTTGCATTAGCGAAATCACAAGAAGTAGCTCGTAAGATTGTTAGCGAACTGGGTGGTTACGGTTTGTTCGGCGTTGAGCTATTTATTAAAGGCGACGAGGTGTTCTTTAGCGAAGTGTCGCCACGCCCGCATGATACCGGCATGGTAACCCTAATTTCGCAAGACTTATCAGAGTTCGCTTTACATGCTAAAGCCATTCTTGGTTTGCCTATCAAACAAATCCACCAATTTGGTGCTAGCGCTTCAGCGGTGATCATGGGCGATGGCCAATCTCAAGACATACGTTTTAGTGGCTTAGCCGAGGCTTTAGATACTAGCGATAGCCAACTGCGTTTGTTCTCTAAGCCAGACATTAATGGTCAGCGCCGTTTAGGGGTAGCCTTAAACCGTAGCGACAGCATTGAGCAAGCCGTTGATAATGCCAAGCAAATAGCGGCAAATGTTAAGGTGACTTACTAG
- a CDS encoding glycoside hydrolase family 36 protein produces MFSKLDSVLRLVRQWQLSSPHEQGLYTPQWSGAECVIRIDNLSAHSISLGQIDLFDGQLPDNAKFHGEGFQMLAQNYGTANNITAIGRCPDAGEYRLSEDADHFTAYNQLLIESDGYYTLLGFSSCHRFSGYFKVYPSGRLVIGIDSDTLAIPAHHYINSESLFVASGESREAVLEQFADAIQQHHPRLSWPSKPNGWCSWYHYYAEVSAEDIEENLQQLISPHDHLDYLLIDDGYQEFMGDWLYPSDRFSGGVEGLCKRIREQGKEPAIWVAPFIAQAESRLFKQHPEWFVKGQNGQPLAAEEVTYGGWRCTPWYVLDTTQVQVNQYLHQVFSHMYHHWGVKYFKLDAIYWGTLAKGYRADPNKTRIEAYRMGMETINKACDGQAYILGCNAPMWPSLGLVHGMRIADDVERNIGRFKQIAKETFFRNWQDMRLWHNDPDCVTLNNIPNQQTDDDAYNWHRVSLLASSGLVFSGDRLTELDDAQASVLSVLEKNQADAARFADFSLQHAKQYQNQQLVRQYWFNWDEHNSVNIELSLDQQWQVLWADKRFVSKQTDKGLAVCLAPNSAVVFEKKV; encoded by the coding sequence GTGTTTTCAAAGCTTGATTCTGTTCTTCGGTTGGTTCGTCAGTGGCAGTTAAGCTCGCCACATGAGCAAGGTTTATACACGCCACAATGGAGTGGGGCGGAATGTGTGATAAGAATAGATAATTTGTCTGCTCATAGCATCAGCTTAGGGCAAATTGATTTGTTCGACGGCCAATTACCCGACAACGCCAAGTTTCATGGTGAGGGTTTTCAAATGTTAGCGCAGAACTACGGTACTGCGAATAACATCACAGCGATTGGTCGCTGCCCCGATGCAGGAGAGTATCGGCTTAGTGAAGATGCTGATCACTTTACTGCATATAATCAGCTACTTATTGAAAGTGACGGGTATTACACCTTGCTGGGTTTTAGTTCATGCCATCGCTTTAGTGGTTATTTTAAGGTATACCCTAGTGGCCGTTTAGTCATTGGTATTGATAGCGATACCCTTGCGATTCCCGCCCACCATTACATCAATAGTGAAAGCCTATTTGTGGCTAGCGGAGAGAGCCGCGAAGCCGTGTTAGAACAATTTGCCGATGCAATACAGCAGCATCATCCTCGGCTTAGCTGGCCGAGTAAGCCCAACGGTTGGTGCTCGTGGTATCACTATTATGCTGAGGTATCCGCAGAGGATATTGAGGAAAATCTTCAACAGCTTATTAGCCCGCATGACCACTTGGATTACTTGTTGATTGATGATGGTTACCAAGAATTTATGGGCGATTGGCTGTATCCGTCTGATCGTTTTAGTGGTGGCGTAGAAGGCTTATGCAAACGAATTAGAGAGCAGGGGAAAGAGCCCGCTATTTGGGTAGCGCCTTTTATTGCGCAAGCTGAGTCTCGGTTGTTTAAGCAACATCCTGAGTGGTTTGTGAAAGGTCAAAACGGTCAGCCTTTGGCTGCAGAAGAAGTAACTTATGGCGGGTGGCGCTGTACGCCTTGGTATGTATTAGATACTACCCAAGTGCAAGTAAACCAGTATCTGCACCAGGTGTTTAGCCATATGTACCACCACTGGGGAGTGAAGTACTTTAAATTAGATGCTATTTATTGGGGAACATTGGCTAAAGGCTATCGTGCTGATCCCAATAAAACTCGCATTGAAGCTTACCGAATGGGTATGGAAACCATCAATAAAGCCTGTGATGGGCAGGCCTATATTCTTGGCTGTAATGCCCCAATGTGGCCGTCATTAGGTTTAGTGCATGGGATGCGTATTGCCGATGATGTTGAGCGAAATATTGGGCGATTTAAGCAAATAGCTAAAGAGACCTTCTTCCGCAATTGGCAAGATATGCGCTTATGGCATAACGATCCTGACTGTGTGACCTTAAATAATATCCCTAACCAACAGACCGATGATGACGCTTACAACTGGCATCGTGTGAGTTTATTGGCTAGCAGCGGGCTAGTGTTCTCTGGCGATCGTCTAACAGAGCTTGACGATGCACAGGCTAGCGTATTAAGTGTTTTAGAGAAAAACCAAGCAGACGCTGCCCGTTTTGCTGATTTTAGCTTGCAGCATGCTAAGCAATATCAAAACCAGCAGTTAGTTCGCCAATATTGGTTTAACTGGGACGAGCACAATAGTGTGAATATAGAGCTAAGTTTAGATCAGCAGTGGCAAGTTTTATGGGCAGATAAGCGCTTTGTTAGTAAGCAAACGGATAAGGGGTTAGCGGTTTGTTTAGCACCAAATAGCGCCGTGGTATTTGAAAAGAAAGTCTAA
- the cdd gene encoding cytidine deaminase, whose product MSENTQADLSLTNALQTVLASKQLPNMLNSQQTKTLCNILSCNVIELAERMLPLAASFSFAPKSNFHVGAIAVDKQQQLFFGANYELEYGPLTGSLHAEQSAIFNALSHQADELTDLVINAAPCGYCRQFINELANAAQLKVRFNQQSYDFPQLLPQSFGPNDLGVQAPLAKLKLDKASQAADFAKASYAPYTQVQSAMFAYQGDKVVAWSCYLENVAFNPSLSPLLTLLSQLTLNHLSLNNVERFELWEHKDNRFSFKQELQNFAEHSQKPMVHHYYPST is encoded by the coding sequence ATGTCAGAAAATACCCAAGCAGACCTATCGCTAACTAACGCCCTCCAAACCGTATTGGCCAGCAAGCAGCTGCCAAATATGCTCAATAGCCAACAAACCAAAACACTATGCAACATCCTAAGCTGTAACGTTATTGAGCTTGCAGAACGCATGCTACCTTTAGCAGCAAGTTTTTCATTTGCTCCCAAATCTAACTTCCATGTAGGGGCTATTGCGGTTGATAAGCAACAACAGCTATTTTTCGGTGCTAACTATGAGTTGGAATATGGGCCACTAACCGGCAGTTTGCATGCGGAACAAAGTGCTATATTTAACGCACTTAGCCACCAAGCAGACGAACTCACCGATTTAGTGATTAATGCAGCACCATGTGGCTATTGTCGTCAGTTTATCAACGAGTTAGCGAATGCTGCGCAGTTAAAGGTGCGGTTTAATCAACAAAGCTATGACTTCCCTCAATTGCTTCCTCAATCTTTTGGACCAAACGACCTCGGCGTGCAAGCGCCACTGGCAAAGCTTAAGCTTGATAAGGCCAGCCAAGCTGCCGATTTTGCTAAAGCCAGCTATGCCCCTTATACCCAAGTACAAAGCGCCATGTTTGCTTATCAGGGCGACAAAGTAGTCGCTTGGAGCTGTTATTTAGAAAACGTAGCGTTTAATCCTTCTCTCTCGCCGCTTCTCACTTTATTATCTCAATTAACCCTTAATCACCTGAGCTTAAACAATGTTGAACGCTTCGAATTATGGGAACATAAAGACAATCGATTCAGCTTTAAGCAAGAATTACAAAATTTCGCGGAACATTCTCAAAAACCAATGGTCCATCATTACTATCCTTCAACGTAG